One Novosphingobium sp. 9U genomic window, TACGTCGCGGTGCGCGAGCAGCTCGGGTTGCAGCACCTGACGAGGTCTTCTGCACATACGCCAAGCCAGCAAAAAACTCGTCGCGCGCGATCTCCGATCGTGCTTCTGAGAGAGCGGTCAAAGCTGCGCTGGCTTCGTCGAAGGAGCCAGCATGAGCACAGTTTTCGACTGGCTGACGGTCGCGATCTTTGCCGGTCTTGCGGTTGTCTACTTGCAACGTTCCGTCGGCGAACGGCCCGCGCATGACGCCGTATGGAAGTATGCGCCGCCCGCGATTGCCTGCGTTGCCGCCAATCAGCTCGGCAATGCAGGCTGGGTCCTTCTCGGCACCCTGCTGATGTTTGCAGCACTCGTTTATGTCTGGTTCGTCATACGCCCCCTGGATCGAGCATGACCGAAGCGGCCAGGATTGTGCGATCGCTTCGTGGTGCGGACGCCATCCATGGCGAAGAGCACATGGCACCTGCGCGCGAGTTTTCTGTGTCGCCTGCTACCGCAATGATCGAGCGCTGGAGCGAAAGGTCTTCTTCAGCGATCGCTTGGAGCGCCGATCCAGGGCGTGAGGAGCATGGCGGGCGCACGGTCAATTTGAGTCGATCGGATGTTGCCCGTCATCGACCCGCGGCAAGGCCGCATGCGGCAACTCCTGCTCCAACCCTGGGTCAGATCGCAAGGCGCGAGTGCCGGGGAGATCAGCGCAGAAGCGTGAGCAGCAACAGCCACAAGATTGCAGAGAAGCAGAGCCCGTCCACAATCGCAGCAGGCACCCCTAGCTGCGATCGTGCACTCAGCTTCAGCGCTGTGGCGTCGGATTGTGAAGGCGGCCAAGGCGCGGTGGTCCCAAAGGTCATTTCAGATATCCTCGTTTGTTTTATGGGCGACACGTTAACACAGTCGAGCCGCCAAACCGTCACGATCTCAAGCATCGATTGTTCCGGATTGGAGGTGTTTTCGACAGTGCCTTGGATGGAGATCGCGCGCCGCAGCTGCGTTCCGGGCGCGCCATCATGTGGCGCTCGCCGGGTTGTCCTACGGGCTCCGGAAGTCATCCACCAGGCGCTTTCGGCTGAACGCCTCGTCCGACCAGCATGGGCCGTCAGAGTGACGACGCCTGCAAACAGGCACTTGCTCAGTAATCCAAAGTGCGCCGTTCAAAAGCAGGCAGCCGGCAAGACGGAGGGAGTCCTCGTCGGGGCAGCTAGACTACGTGCCAGGTCGGTCCTGTGGACTTGAGCGACGCGATCATCGAAGGTGCGGGAGGAGGCGGCACTCCCGCGCTGATGCCGACCTCTTTCATTGTGGGCCGTGGACGCGTGCAGGTACGCGCAGAACACGGTGCATTGGCTTGGCCCGACGGTCGGGTGCCCGCTCGCGTCGCCATGCTGCTGCGTATTGTCGCTGGAGCATGGAAGCACCCCGGGACGCGATGGCGGCTTGCTGCTGCAGTGTTGCTGGGTGCAGCCTGGCTGCTCTTGCTGGCGATCTGCCTGGCGCCGAAGCAAGAAGCGGGCGTGATACCTTTGCATTCCCGGGCGATTGCGGCTCCCGATATGCCAGCTCTGCCGGGCAGCCCGGAAGCTGAGACACTGGCCGTTGAGGCAACCCCGGCTCCGATCGAGGGGACCGAGGCCTTCGTCGTAATGAAGCCACGTCGTTCGCGGCCTTGGGGCGGGCTGCGGCACCGTTCTATCATGCGGGATCTCCACAGGATCTCGCGCAAGCGCGGGCCTGCCTGGCGGCGGCGATGCTCTACGAAGCCGGGAACGACGCGATAGGGCAGATGGCGGTTGGCCAGGTCGTGCTCAATCGTGTGCGACATCCTGCATTTCCCCACAGCGTCTGCGGTGTGATCACTCAGGGAAGTGAACGCGCAACGGGGTGCCAGTTCACATTCACCTGCGATGGCGCTCTGTCCCGTGTCTACGCCGATGCTGTCGTGCAAGCGGCGCTCCGTCGGGCGGACATGATGCTGAACGGGCTGGTCTATCGTGGCGTGGGGCTGGCTACGCACTATCACACCGACCAAGTCTATCCCTGGTGGAGCCCCAAACTGGAGAAGATCGCCCGCGTGGGGTCGCACTTGTTTTTCAGGTGGCCGGGCTACTGGGGATCGGCCGCTGCCCTGGTCGCCAGGCATGCTGGCGCTGAACCAGCCACCAACCTGTTCGCCAGGTTCGGCTCGCTGGGCGTCCAAGCCCCATCGGCGGCTGCCGCGACGAAGGCACCGTTGATTGAAGCGCAACTCGGTTTCGACGATCAGGACAATGCCTCAGGCGCACTGCAGCCACTCGGGGGGAGGGAGGCTCGGGCGCGCGCGAGCGTCGGTAGCGCCGATGTCATCCCTGCTTCTCGTCGTCTCGTCCTGCCCTGGCAGCGACCCGCGCCGGTGGCTGCGTCACTGACGGCTGCACCTGCAGTCAACGGCATGAAGCTCCTGCGCATGTTTCCGGACACCGGTGCGATCTTCGTGGAGCTTGCCGCGGGAGCGAACGAAGCGACGTTGCGCCGATCGGCTCAAGCGCTGTGCGGCGGGCGGGCGAAGTGCGATGTCTATGGCTGGCACTCTGCAAGCGAGGCGCCGCCGACGCTGCCGCCCGAACGCCGCTTCAAGACTGCGCCGGCATTCCGCTTCGCTTGGGAGCCTGGCCGTGGAGGGCGCATGGTGCCCCCTTCCGCCAACGCGCTGTGAGGCTTGGCCCTGCGTGCTTTGGTGCGCTCGGTTTTCCAGCTTGCGCGTTGTAAGGCGAGCTGGATCTGCCTGGCGCGGCGGGTACTGCGCCCTAGTGCCTGTGATCCTGCTCGGGAACAGTCGCCTGAGCTGACGGTACGGAGAAGGTGAGGACCTTACGATGCGGCACTTGGCGTATGGCCAGTTCGCCAGAGCAAATCGCCGTAACTTGGGCCTTCCAAAACCGGGGGGCGCGACGGCGAAAGTTGAAGCCGCAAGGCGCAAACATGGACTTGCGAGTGAAACCCGAAGTGCGGCTTGGCAATCGATCGCAGCACTGCCGTGCGTTTTCGCTAACAGTGTGCCGTCGACAACCTGCTGCGTGTCACTGGGGAGATTGTCGAGGCGTCGGGCCTCCTCGCGCCTGCTCTTCATCCTCCCAGCAAGCTAGCGGACCAGCGGACGGGCGCTGTTCGTCGGCATGCATGGTAGCGGATAGCCCTGGTCCATGACCGCGGCCCGGGTCGTGGCCTGGCCCTTGTGTTTAGGCAGCTGACTTCCAGCCTTGCACCGCTAGGCCTTACTTCATCGAGTGATCCCGCTATGTGGTAACCGGTTCGTCACCACCGAGCGTGTACTGCACCCTGGCTTGTTCATCCGCCCACTAGGACATTCGCTCATCCCGGTTTTCCTCGCCTTCGACACCAACGCCGATGTCCTGCGCGACATGCGCGAGGACGGGACTGGCTGGCGCTTCGGGAGGGGGGCGTCGATCATTTGCCGCGTTTCCCGGCCTCGCACGCCCGCGCAGATGGAAGCGCACGCGTGATCGCCAGCACTCAATTCGTCCAGGACAGCGCGCCGCGTGTGCTCCCGCAGGTGCTCGCCGTCGATCTCGACGGTACGCTGCTGCGTTCCAACATGCTGCACGAGACCTTCTGGTCTGCCTTTGCGAGCGACTGGCGCACCCCGTTCGGCGCGGCGGCGCGGCTCGGCCGAGGCAGCAGCCGGGGCAAGGCGCAGCTCAAGGCCTACCTGGCCGAGCGCGCGTCGGTGGACGTGGCAGTGCTGCCTTATGATGACCAAGTGATCGCCTACATCCGGGCCTGGCGCGAGCAAGGTGGCAAGGTGGCGCTGGTCACCGCAACCGACCAGCGCCTGGCCGACGCGATCGGTGCGCACCTAGGCCTGTTCGACGAGATCTTCGGTTCGGACGGGGTCCGCAACCTTAAGGGGTCAGCCAAGGCCGCGTTCCTCGTTGCGCGTTATGGCGCGGGCAATTACGCCTATGTCGGCGATACCCATGCTGACGACGAAGTCTGGCGTCAGTCTGGCTATGCGGTGGTCAAGAGCCGCTCGGCCCGCGTGCGCGCACGGGCGCAGGCGCATGCCAGTTCCCACGTGATCCAGCCGCCGGCAGGCGGCGCGATGGCGTTGATCAAGGCGCTGCGGCCGCATCAGTGGGCCAAGAACGTGCTGGTGTTCCTGGCGATCGCCGGCGCGCACAAGCTGTTCGACCTCGATCTGCTAGTCCGCGCGATTGGCGCCTTTGTGGCGTTCAGCTTGGTCGCCTCGGGCGTCTATCTGGTCAACGACTTGCTCGACCTCTCCGCCGACCGCGGCCATGCGCGAAAGCGCCAGCGGCCGTTTGCCAGCGGGGCGGCGCCAATCGAGTTGGGGCTACCGGTGACGGTGCTGCTGCTGCTAGCTGGCTTTGCGACGGCGGCGCTGCTGGGGCCGCTGTTCCTGCTGACGATCGCCATCTATTTCGTCGCGACGACAGCCTACTCGCTCTCGCTCAAGCGCTATCCGATCATCGACATCTGCGTGCTGGCGGGCCTGTACACCATCCGCGTGCTGGCAGGCGGCGTCGCCACCGGGCTGCCGATCTCGGTCTGGCTGCTGGCGTTCTCGCTGTTCATCTTCTTCTCGCTCGCCGCGGTGAAGCGCCAGGCTGAGCTGGTGGATGCGGTAAAGGCGAGCAAGCTCAAGATCCACGGGCGCGGCTATCACCCTGAGGATTTGGAGCTGGTATCGCAGCTGGCGACCGCCTCGGGCATGGTCTCGGTGCTGGTGATGACGCTTTACCTCAGCTCCGATGCGGTGACACAGATCTACCACCGGCCGCAGGCGCTGTGGGGCGTGACGCCGGTGCTGCTGTTCTGGATCAGCCGGGTTGTGTTCAAGGCACACCGCGGCGAGATGCATGACGATCCGATCGTGTTCGCCGCCAAGGACAAGGTCAGCATGATCTGCGGCGTGCTGGTGTACGGCTGCGTCGTGGCGGCGACCATTCCGTGACAAGGCCGGCGCTGTCTCTCCCCGCGCTGGTGCTGCGTTACATCCTGTTCGCGGTAATCGCGACGGTGGCGAACCTTGGCACGCAGCGGCTGGTCCTCAATCTGAGCGGGCGCATGCCGGCGTGGGCGGACGGGCTGCTGACGCCGGCGCTGTTTAACCTGGGTGTTTTCGGCGCGGCGCTGGTACTGGGCACCTTTGTCGGGCTGGCGATCAAATACGCGCTCGACAAGAAGTGGATCTTCTTCGACCATGGTGCCGGGCTCAAGCAGCACGGGGCCAAGTTCGGGCTCTATACCGCGATGGGCCTGGTCACCACGGCGATCTTCTGGGGCGCCGAAAGCCTGTTCTGGTTTTTGTGGCACACCCAGGCCATGCGCGAGTTGGGTGCGGTGCTCGGCCTCGCAGTGGGGTATGGGGTCAAGTACCAGCTGGACCGGCGCTTCGTCTTCACCGACACCGTACCCCATCGTGGAGCGGTGGCATGAAGCTGTCTGGCTGGGGGCGCCATCCGGCCGCGGACTGCAAGGTGGTGCGTCCGCGCGATCCGCAGGCGCTCGAAGACGTGCTGGGCGGTGCCTCGGGTGATCTGATCGCGCGCGGCAATGGCCGGGCCTATGGTGACAGTGCGCTCAATCCCGCCTGTACGATTGACATGCGCGGGTTCGATCGCATTCTCGCCTTCGATGCCGCCACCGGCCAGGTCGTGGCGGAGGCAGGCGTGCTGCTGGCCGACCTGATCGACGTGTTCCTGCCACGCGGCTGGTTCCCGGCCGTGACGCCGGGCACCAAGTTCGTCTCGATCGGCGGTGCGATCGCCTCGGACGTTCACGGCAAGAACCACCATGCGCATGGCTCGTTCGGCAAGTTCGTAGACTGGATCGACGTGCTCGGCGCCAATGGTGTCGAGCGCCGGGTCAGCCCGACAGACAATTCCGAGCTGTTCGAGTGGACGGTCGGAGGCATGGGCCTGACTGGCGTGATCGTGCGCGCCGCCATCCGTCTCACCCGCGTAGAGACCGGGTGGATCCGCCAGACCATGTTGCCTGCGTCCGACCTCGCCACCGCGATGGATCTGTTCGAACGCGGGCAGGACGCGACCTACTCGGTGGGTTGGATCGACTGTCTCGCCACCGACGAGGCTACCGGCCGCTCGCTGGTTATGCTGGGGGAACATGCCTCGCTTGAAGAACTGGGTGACAGGCAACGCCGCGACCGCTGGGTGCGGCAGCCTCGCGGCAAGAAGGCGGTTCCGCTCGATCTGCCGAGCTTCGCACTCAACTCGCTGTCGGTGCGCGCGTTCAACACGCTCTACTACGCCAACGGGCGGCGCCAAGCCGGCTCTGCGCTGATCGACTACGACAGCTATTTCTACCCACTCGACGCCATCCTGGAGTGGAACCGGATCTATGGCCGCAAGGGCTTCGCGCAGTTCCAGTGCGTGATCCCGCTTGCCGCGTCAGTGCACGGATTGCGGGCGCTCCTCGGCGCCATCGCGCGCTCGGGGCAAGGCTCGTTCCTGGCGGTGCTGAAGCGCATGGGAGCGCAGCAAAGCCGGTTCTCGTTCCCGATGGAGGGCTACACCCTGGCGCTCGATTTCCCGATGCGGCAGGATACGCCCGCTCTGTTTGCAGAGCTGGAGGCGATCGCGATCGACCATGGCGGGCGCTTCTACTTGGCCAAGGACAGCCTGCTCACGCCGGAGCGCCTGCGCCAGTCCGACGGCCGCACCGCCGCGTTCACCCGCATGCGCGAGGCGAGCGGGGCGGGTGCGCGGTTCCACTCGCTCCAGTCCGAGAGGCTGCGGCTGTGACTTTGCACCATCCCAATCAGTTCCCCAGTTCCGAACGGGTTGGGTGATCGGATGAAGACATCGTTGAACGCGAACCTGCGAGTAAAATCATGACCCCCACCGTCCTCGTCATCGGCGCTCGCTCGGACATCGGCATCGCTGTCGCGCGGGCCTATGCGGCCAAGGGCTACGACGTGCAGCTCGCGGCGCGCAACGCCGCGGGGCTGAGCGCCGACCGCCAGGATCTGGTGACGCGGTACAACGTCCATGTCACCCTGCATGAGGTCGACGCGCTGGACCTCGCCAGTCACAAGGCCTTCGTCGACGACTTGCCGGTGCTGCCCGACGTGGCGGTCTGCGCGGTCGGCTACATGGGCGATCAGGCTCGCAACGAGACCTCGTTGGAAGAGATGGCGAAGGTCATGCGCAGCAACTTCGAAGGTCCGGCCAGCCTGTTCTCGGTGCTTGCCAACCGCATGGTGGCGCGCAAATCGGGGACCCTGGTGGGCATCAGCTCGGTCGCGGGTGAGCGTGGGCGCGCGGCCAATTACGTCTACGGTTCGGCCAAGGCCGGCTTCACGGCCTTCCTTTCGGGGCTGCGCAATCGCTTGGCCAAGGACAAGTCGGGGGTTCACGTGGTCACCGTGCTGCCCGGTTTCGTCTATACCCAGATGACGCAAGGCATGGACCTGCCCGCCAAGCTCACCGCGCAGCCGGCGGAACTGGGCACCGCGATCGTCAAGGCGGTGGAGAAGGGTAAGGACGTGATCTACGTGCGGCCGGTGTGGCAGGGCATCATGCTCGCCATCCGCAACATCCCCGAGTTCCAGTTCAAGAAGATGAGCATCTGACCCGCATGGTCTTGTACTCGGGCCGGGCACCAGGGCCGACGTTCGCGGCCGGATGGACGATCGCGCTCGATCTCATCTGAGCCAGGCCAAGTGCCGTAGGCACGTGGCTGTTGGCATGACGCACAGTCCCTATATGCACGGTGCATGAGGCCTGGCGCGCTGGTGAACCGGGGTGACCGCGAGCCATGTGGAGAGACAGATGACCGCAGCTGAGACCACCCGTTCGCACAAGCGCCACGCCGGTCCGAGCGCTGGCCTTGCCGGCGAAATTGCCGAGCGCATCCGGGACTCGCTGCTGCCCGGCGACGGCCCGTTCGAGCCCGAATGGGTGGACACCGCCGCGGGCTTCCTGCTCGATGCCGCACGCGAGCGGCAGGCGGGCGAGCCGCAGATCGCGCTGGACTCGGCGACCGACGCAGCCGGCCGGCGGCACCTGCGGATCGCTCTGATCAACGACGACATGCCCTTTCTGGTCGACTCGGTTGCGGGCGCGATCACCGCGATGGGTATCGCCATCGATCGCCTGGTTCACCCGGTGGCGGCGGCAACGCGCGACGGCGAAGGCAAGCTGACCGGCATCGCCGATCCGGGCGAGGACGGTGGCGCGCGCGAGTCGATGATCTACATCGAAACCGCGCGGGTCGATGCCCGCCAGCGGCGCGAGCTGGTGCAGGCGCTCGGCTCGGTGCTGGGCGACGTGCGCGCGGCGGTGGGTGACTGGCAGAAGATGGTCAAGCTCCTCCAGAAGGACGCGGACCGGATCGAAAACGAAGAGGGCGCCGAGCTGCTGCGCTGGTTCGCGGACGGCAATCTGACCCAGCTAGGCCATCTCACGCGCAAGCGTGACGGTGGGCACGCGCAGCTGCTCGGCATCTGCCGACGCGGCGCCAAGGCGCTGCTGGGCGACATCAGTTACGAGCGGGCCTTTGCCGCCTTCGACCAGGCGCTGAAGGCCGGGGCGCAGACCGCGCCAATCGTGCTCAAGGCCAATCGCGTGGCGACCGTCCACCGCCGCGTGCCGCTCGACGTGTTCCTGGTCCCGGTGGTGCAGGACGGCGCCGTCACCGCCATCTCGGTCCATGCGGGCCTGTGGACCAGCGCCGCGCTCGCGGCTCCCGCCGAGCAGGTGCCCGGTGTGCGCGTGCAGCTGCGCACGTTGGCGGAGCGCTTCGGCTTCGATGCCAATGGCCACACCGGCAAGGCGCTGCGCCACGCGCTGGGCGCGTTGCCGCATGACCTGCTCGTCAGCTTCAGCGATGCCGACGTGGAGCGCGTGGCGACGGCGATGACCAGCCTGGTCGATCGCCCGCGCCCACGGCTGCTGCTGGTCGAAGCGCCGCTGCGCCGCCACCTGCTCGCCTTCGTGTGGCTGCCGCGTGACTTGCTCTCCTCGCAGATGCGCGGCCGCATCCAGGCGCTGATCGAGCAGAGTGAAGGCGTCGATGTGCTCGATTGGAGCATGCAGGTCGAGGCGGGAACGCTGGCGATGCTGCGCTACGTGCTTGATATTCGCGAGGCTGCCCCCACACCCGGCAGCCTGCCGGACGAGGCCGAACTCGACCGCCAGCTGGGAGTGCTGCTGCGCGGCTGGGGCGAAGCGGTCGAGGCCGCGATTGTCGCCGAGGGCGAAGGATCGCGCGCGGCTGCGATCACTGCCCGTTATGCCGAGGCGTTTCCATTGGCCTACCGCACCGACTACGGTGCCACTGAGGCGGCGATCGACATCCGCCATTTGCGCAGGCTCGCGGGTGCGGAGGCGGAAATCACCTCGGGGCCGCACAGCCGGCGCGATGTGCGGCTCTATCGGCTCCCCGCCGACGACAGTGCCGATAGACCGGGGCGCCTGCGGCTGAAGATCTACCAGAACGAGGGCTCGCTGCCCTTGTCCGATGCGGTACCGGCGCTGGAAGCGTTCGGCTTCCGGGTGCTGGAGGAGATCCCTACTCCGCTCGATCGCGGGCGGATGGGCACGATCCACGACTTCCTGCTCGAGTTGCCGGCCGGCGAGTCGGCCGAGCCGCTGCTCGAACGGGCCGGGGCGATCGAGGGCGCGTTCGCCGCGGTGTTGAACGGCGCGGCGGAGAACGACAGCTTCAACCGCCTGGTGGTCGTCGCCGGGCTAACCGCTGGTGAGGTCGACTGGCTGCGCGCGTTCTATCGCTATCTGCGCCAGACCGGCATCAGCTACACGATCCAGACCGTGGTCGACGCGCTGGGCCGTTCGCCCGCCATCACGCGCGGATTGATCGCGCTGTTCCGCGCCCGGCACGATCCGGCGTTCGCGGGAGACCGCACCGCCGCCGAGGAGCTGGCCGCCGAGGCGATGCGCGCCGGACTTGCCGGGGTTGCCGCGATCAACGACGATCGTGTGCTGCGCCTGTTCCGCAGCCTGGTCGAGGCGATCCTGCGCACCAACGCCTTCGCTCCCGCCGCCGCTGAAGCGCTGGCGTTCAAGCTCGATTCCGCGTTGGTGCCCGGCCTGCCCAAACCGGTGCCATGGCGCGAGATCTTCGTCTATTCGCGCCGAGTCGAAGGCATCCACTTGCGTGCCGGGCCGGTTGCGCGCGGAGGGCTGCGCTGGTCCGACCGCCGGGATGACTTCCGCACCGAGATCCTGGGACTGATGAAGGCGCAACGGGTCAAGAACGCGGTCATCGTGCCGACCGGCGCGAAGGGGGGCTTCTATCCCAAGCTCCTGCCCGATCCGGCCCGCGACCGTGGCGCCTGGGCGGCCGAGGGCCAGGCCTCCTACGAAATCTTCATCCGCACGCTGCTGTCGGTGACGGACAACATCGTCGACAACGCCGTGGTCCACCCTGCCGACGTCGTGATCCGCGATGGCGAGGATCCATACTTCGTGGTCGCTGCGGACAAGGGCACCGCCAAGTTCTCCGACGTCGCGAACGGGATCGCCATCGCGCACGACTTCTGGCTGGACGATGCCTTCGCCAGCGGCGGTTCCAAGGGCTATGACCACAAGGCGATGGGCATCACGGCCAGAGGCGCGTGGCTATCTGTCCAGCGTCACTTCTTGGAGCAGGGCGTCGACGTTCAGACCGATCCCGTGCGCGTGGTCGGCTGCGGTGACATGTCGGGCGACGTGTTCGGCAACGGCATGCTGCTGAGCAAGTCGTTGAAGGTGATCGCTGCTTTCGACCACCGCCACGTATTCCTCGATCCCGATCCCGATGCCGCTAAGAGCTGGGCCGAGCGCCAGCGCCTGTTCGACTTGCCGGTGTCGAGCTGGGACGACTACGACAAGGCGCTAATCTCCAAGGGCGGCGGCGTGTTCGCGCGCTCGATGAAGCGCATTCCGCTGAGCGCCGAGGTACGCGCCGCGCTCGACATCGAAGAGGCGGAGCTGGAGCCCGAGGCGCTGATCTCGGCAATCTTGCAGGC contains:
- a CDS encoding SDR family oxidoreductase, giving the protein MTPTVLVIGARSDIGIAVARAYAAKGYDVQLAARNAAGLSADRQDLVTRYNVHVTLHEVDALDLASHKAFVDDLPVLPDVAVCAVGYMGDQARNETSLEEMAKVMRSNFEGPASLFSVLANRMVARKSGTLVGISSVAGERGRAANYVYGSAKAGFTAFLSGLRNRLAKDKSGVHVVTVLPGFVYTQMTQGMDLPAKLTAQPAELGTAIVKAVEKGKDVIYVRPVWQGIMLAIRNIPEFQFKKMSI
- a CDS encoding GtrA family protein, with the protein product MTRPALSLPALVLRYILFAVIATVANLGTQRLVLNLSGRMPAWADGLLTPALFNLGVFGAALVLGTFVGLAIKYALDKKWIFFDHGAGLKQHGAKFGLYTAMGLVTTAIFWGAESLFWFLWHTQAMRELGAVLGLAVGYGVKYQLDRRFVFTDTVPHRGAVA
- a CDS encoding XrtV sorting system accessory protein, which encodes MSTVFDWLTVAIFAGLAVVYLQRSVGERPAHDAVWKYAPPAIACVAANQLGNAGWVLLGTLLMFAALVYVWFVIRPLDRA
- a CDS encoding FAD-binding oxidoreductase; this translates as MKLSGWGRHPAADCKVVRPRDPQALEDVLGGASGDLIARGNGRAYGDSALNPACTIDMRGFDRILAFDAATGQVVAEAGVLLADLIDVFLPRGWFPAVTPGTKFVSIGGAIASDVHGKNHHAHGSFGKFVDWIDVLGANGVERRVSPTDNSELFEWTVGGMGLTGVIVRAAIRLTRVETGWIRQTMLPASDLATAMDLFERGQDATYSVGWIDCLATDEATGRSLVMLGEHASLEELGDRQRRDRWVRQPRGKKAVPLDLPSFALNSLSVRAFNTLYYANGRRQAGSALIDYDSYFYPLDAILEWNRIYGRKGFAQFQCVIPLAASVHGLRALLGAIARSGQGSFLAVLKRMGAQQSRFSFPMEGYTLALDFPMRQDTPALFAELEAIAIDHGGRFYLAKDSLLTPERLRQSDGRTAAFTRMREASGAGARFHSLQSERLRL
- a CDS encoding UbiA family prenyltransferase — encoded protein: MIASTQFVQDSAPRVLPQVLAVDLDGTLLRSNMLHETFWSAFASDWRTPFGAAARLGRGSSRGKAQLKAYLAERASVDVAVLPYDDQVIAYIRAWREQGGKVALVTATDQRLADAIGAHLGLFDEIFGSDGVRNLKGSAKAAFLVARYGAGNYAYVGDTHADDEVWRQSGYAVVKSRSARVRARAQAHASSHVIQPPAGGAMALIKALRPHQWAKNVLVFLAIAGAHKLFDLDLLVRAIGAFVAFSLVASGVYLVNDLLDLSADRGHARKRQRPFASGAAPIELGLPVTVLLLLAGFATAALLGPLFLLTIAIYFVATTAYSLSLKRYPIIDICVLAGLYTIRVLAGGVATGLPISVWLLAFSLFIFFSLAAVKRQAELVDAVKASKLKIHGRGYHPEDLELVSQLATASGMVSVLVMTLYLSSDAVTQIYHRPQALWGVTPVLLFWISRVVFKAHRGEMHDDPIVFAAKDKVSMICGVLVYGCVVAATIP
- a CDS encoding cell wall hydrolase, with the protein product MLYEAGNDAIGQMAVGQVVLNRVRHPAFPHSVCGVITQGSERATGCQFTFTCDGALSRVYADAVVQAALRRADMMLNGLVYRGVGLATHYHTDQVYPWWSPKLEKIARVGSHLFFRWPGYWGSAAALVARHAGAEPATNLFARFGSLGVQAPSAAAATKAPLIEAQLGFDDQDNASGALQPLGGREARARASVGSADVIPASRRLVLPWQRPAPVAASLTAAPAVNGMKLLRMFPDTGAIFVELAAGANEATLRRSAQALCGGRAKCDVYGWHSASEAPPTLPPERRFKTAPAFRFAWEPGRGGRMVPPSANAL
- a CDS encoding NAD-glutamate dehydrogenase domain-containing protein — translated: MTAAETTRSHKRHAGPSAGLAGEIAERIRDSLLPGDGPFEPEWVDTAAGFLLDAARERQAGEPQIALDSATDAAGRRHLRIALINDDMPFLVDSVAGAITAMGIAIDRLVHPVAAATRDGEGKLTGIADPGEDGGARESMIYIETARVDARQRRELVQALGSVLGDVRAAVGDWQKMVKLLQKDADRIENEEGAELLRWFADGNLTQLGHLTRKRDGGHAQLLGICRRGAKALLGDISYERAFAAFDQALKAGAQTAPIVLKANRVATVHRRVPLDVFLVPVVQDGAVTAISVHAGLWTSAALAAPAEQVPGVRVQLRTLAERFGFDANGHTGKALRHALGALPHDLLVSFSDADVERVATAMTSLVDRPRPRLLLVEAPLRRHLLAFVWLPRDLLSSQMRGRIQALIEQSEGVDVLDWSMQVEAGTLAMLRYVLDIREAAPTPGSLPDEAELDRQLGVLLRGWGEAVEAAIVAEGEGSRAAAITARYAEAFPLAYRTDYGATEAAIDIRHLRRLAGAEAEITSGPHSRRDVRLYRLPADDSADRPGRLRLKIYQNEGSLPLSDAVPALEAFGFRVLEEIPTPLDRGRMGTIHDFLLELPAGESAEPLLERAGAIEGAFAAVLNGAAENDSFNRLVVVAGLTAGEVDWLRAFYRYLRQTGISYTIQTVVDALGRSPAITRGLIALFRARHDPAFAGDRTAAEELAAEAMRAGLAGVAAINDDRVLRLFRSLVEAILRTNAFAPAAAEALAFKLDSALVPGLPKPVPWREIFVYSRRVEGIHLRAGPVARGGLRWSDRRDDFRTEILGLMKAQRVKNAVIVPTGAKGGFYPKLLPDPARDRGAWAAEGQASYEIFIRTLLSVTDNIVDNAVVHPADVVIRDGEDPYFVVAADKGTAKFSDVANGIAIAHDFWLDDAFASGGSKGYDHKAMGITARGAWLSVQRHFLEQGVDVQTDPVRVVGCGDMSGDVFGNGMLLSKSLKVIAAFDHRHVFLDPDPDAAKSWAERQRLFDLPVSSWDDYDKALISKGGGVFARSMKRIPLSAEVRAALDIEEAELEPEALISAILQAPVDLLWFGGIGTYVKSSAENNATVGDPANDAVRVDGGQVRAKVIGEGANLGATQAGRIEFAQVGAGGAGGRINTDFIDNSAGVDCSDNEVNIKIALAAAKRAGKLTEPARVKLLREMTDDVAALVLEDNRLQALALSIAERGGASAIPSYLRLIETLEEGGNLDRRTEGLGDNDTLSRRALDGRGLTRPELAVLLSSAKLVLQDAIEGSPLATDPSMEGVLLAAFPAAMQKKFGSFIQEHRLAGEIVATKLANRMVNRLGVIHPFELAEEEGATLGQVAAAFTLAERLLALNVLWARIETEPMPETARLALFDRVAHAMRGHMADLLRVGAGRQTPAALVERLGTGVAALATETRELLGDSGRAHSARISAALVEQGAPEAEAAAVSHLYDLDGAVGIAALADQTGIAARRLVGAFTRLGAALGLDWAQTSAAVMSPSDPWERLLVAGLARDFQQMRLEFLSELAKGKGKESDPVAAVESWVEAHQTAIKAFRGMVERAEGTPAVAPAMLAQIASQARNLLSRRLG